One window of Alkaliphilus metalliredigens QYMF genomic DNA carries:
- a CDS encoding ABC transporter ATP-binding protein — protein MSERLIEVRNLKKYFNTKKGLLHAVDDVNFFINKGETLGLVGESGCGKSTTGRVLLRLLEPTAGEVIFEGKDIVQFDKNQMRDIRKEMQIVFQDPFASLNPRMSVSEIIGEPLVVNKIYKSKVDLNKKVNELMGTVGLAERLVNVYPHELDGGRRQRIGIARALALNPKFIVQDEPVSALDVSIQAQILNLMGDLQKEFGLTYMFISHDLGVVKHVSDRIAVMYLGQVVELSEYNTMFKSPIHPYTQALLSAIPVPSIDVKKERIILEGDVPSPINPPDGCRFYGRCRYRQEICKSNTPELRDMGDLRFVACHFAGDLKPRKE, from the coding sequence ATGTCAGAGAGACTAATTGAAGTACGTAATTTGAAGAAGTACTTTAATACAAAAAAGGGACTATTACATGCTGTAGATGATGTGAACTTCTTTATTAATAAAGGTGAAACCCTAGGGCTTGTTGGGGAGTCAGGTTGTGGTAAGTCAACAACAGGTAGAGTACTTCTAAGGCTATTAGAGCCAACAGCTGGTGAGGTAATCTTTGAAGGGAAAGATATCGTCCAATTTGATAAGAACCAAATGCGTGACATTCGAAAGGAAATGCAAATTGTCTTTCAGGATCCATTTGCTTCGTTAAATCCTAGGATGAGCGTTTCTGAAATTATTGGAGAACCACTAGTGGTCAATAAAATTTACAAATCTAAAGTTGATCTTAACAAAAAAGTAAATGAGCTAATGGGAACTGTTGGATTGGCAGAAAGACTTGTCAATGTATATCCCCATGAGCTTGATGGTGGAAGAAGACAACGTATCGGAATTGCAAGAGCATTAGCCCTAAATCCAAAATTTATTGTACAGGATGAGCCGGTCTCAGCACTTGACGTATCCATCCAAGCACAGATTTTAAACCTGATGGGAGATCTTCAAAAAGAATTTGGACTCACTTATATGTTTATTTCTCATGATCTAGGTGTTGTGAAACATGTAAGTGATCGTATTGCGGTGATGTATTTGGGTCAAGTGGTAGAGCTATCTGAGTATAACACAATGTTTAAAAGCCCAATACACCCATACACACAAGCGTTATTATCAGCTATTCCAGTACCTTCAATTGATGTAAAGAAAGAAAGAATCATTCTAGAGGGAGACGTTCCAAGTCCAATTAACCCTCCCGATGGCTGTCGATTCTATGGTAGATGTAGATATAGACAGGAAATATGTAAATCAAATACCCCTGAACTAAGAGATATGGGTGACCTACGGTTTGTTGCTTGTCACTTTGCCGGTGACTTGAAACCAAGGAAAGAGTAA
- a CDS encoding YkuS family protein, whose product MGTKRIAVQEGLHEEAKLLRVNGYEVTTVDNATEPIDVIVYSNKNTNYLAHNTTGKLGIESYNKFVKMINVEEVGREGLISVIEEIQ is encoded by the coding sequence ATGGGAACAAAAAGAATTGCAGTTCAGGAAGGACTACATGAAGAAGCAAAATTACTAAGAGTCAATGGATATGAGGTCACAACAGTGGATAATGCAACGGAGCCAATTGATGTGATTGTGTACTCTAATAAGAATACAAATTATTTAGCCCACAATACTACAGGGAAGCTGGGGATTGAAAGCTATAACAAGTTTGTTAAAATGATTAATGTTGAAGAAGTGGGTCGTGAGGGCTTGATTAGTGTCATTGAAGAGATACAATAA
- a CDS encoding ABC transporter ATP-binding protein, with translation MSEKKKLLEIKDLSIQYITEDGTVRAVDDMNLEIGKGETLGLVGETGAGKTTTALGIMQLVPNPPGKIIKGEIIFEGEDLLKKTATQLRKIRGNKISMIFQDPMTSLNPVMTVGEQIAEVVKLHQKVNAKEAIKRAQEMLDTVGIPAGRHKDYPHQFSGGMRQRVVIAIALACNPTLLIADEPTTALDVTIQAQVLDLMKKLKEEFETSMIMITHDLGVVAEVCDKVAIMYAGNVVEYTSKENLYTVPKHPYTIGLFNSIPNPEEDETRLKPIKGLMPDPTDLPTGCPFHPRCPHATKKCAEVMPKSIEVAPGHFVKCLLFSDGGVE, from the coding sequence ATATGAATCTTGAAATAGGTAAGGGCGAGACATTGGGTTTAGTAGGCGAAACTGGAGCAGGGAAAACAACAACTGCATTAGGTATTATGCAATTGGTTCCGAATCCTCCAGGCAAGATTATAAAGGGCGAAATTATATTCGAAGGTGAAGACCTGTTAAAGAAAACAGCAACTCAATTAAGAAAGATTCGTGGGAATAAGATTTCAATGATCTTTCAAGATCCAATGACTTCTTTAAACCCAGTGATGACTGTTGGAGAGCAAATCGCAGAGGTTGTTAAGCTTCACCAAAAGGTGAATGCCAAGGAAGCAATTAAACGGGCCCAAGAGATGCTTGATACGGTAGGGATCCCAGCTGGGAGACATAAGGATTATCCACATCAATTTAGTGGTGGGATGAGACAACGTGTTGTCATTGCCATTGCATTAGCCTGTAACCCAACACTACTGATAGCTGATGAGCCAACAACAGCCCTAGATGTAACGATTCAAGCCCAAGTGCTTGATTTGATGAAAAAGCTAAAAGAAGAGTTTGAGACTTCAATGATTATGATTACCCATGATTTAGGGGTTGTGGCAGAGGTTTGTGACAAGGTTGCGATTATGTATGCTGGGAATGTGGTGGAATACACTAGTAAGGAAAACTTATATACAGTGCCAAAGCATCCTTATACCATTGGACTTTTCAACTCGATTCCGAACCCGGAAGAGGATGAAACAAGGCTAAAGCCAATTAAAGGATTGATGCCAGATCCTACTGATCTACCAACGGGCTGTCCATTCCATCCAAGATGTCCACACGCAACAAAAAAATGTGCGGAGGTTATGCCAAAATCTATTGAGGTGGCACCGGGTCACTTTGTGAAATGCTTATTATTTTCTGACGGAGGAGTCGAATAA
- a CDS encoding cob(I)yrinic acid a,c-diamide adenosyltransferase — MKIYTKTGDKGQTSLYDGKRVDKDDIRVESYGTIDELNSALGFARTFVEDDEISNYIFQIQRELFDVAGELATEDKEKFPEKIEQSHTKCLEEMIDYFLSKMELMDRFIIPGTNRASASLHVARTICRRAERRILTLQKEVYVSVNLVKYVNRLSDAIYAMARYLESDLKYVEFKK; from the coding sequence ATGAAAATATATACGAAGACAGGAGATAAGGGTCAAACCAGCTTATATGATGGTAAGCGTGTAGACAAGGATGACATTAGGGTAGAAAGTTATGGAACCATTGATGAACTGAACTCCGCATTAGGTTTTGCTAGAACATTTGTAGAAGATGATGAAATCTCTAACTATATTTTTCAAATCCAAAGAGAGCTTTTTGATGTGGCTGGTGAATTGGCCACAGAAGATAAAGAAAAATTTCCAGAAAAAATAGAACAATCTCATACTAAATGCTTAGAAGAAATGATCGATTATTTCTTATCTAAGATGGAACTGATGGATCGATTTATCATTCCTGGAACCAATCGGGCTTCTGCAAGTTTACATGTTGCCAGAACCATATGTAGACGGGCTGAAAGAAGAATATTAACACTACAAAAAGAAGTCTATGTAAGTGTAAACTTAGTCAAATATGTGAATCGACTATCAGATGCGATCTATGCAATGGCTAGATACCTAGAGAGTGATTTAAAATATGTTGAATTTAAAAAGTAA
- the hpt gene encoding hypoxanthine phosphoribosyltransferase, giving the protein MVNDIKETLFSQEEIAQRVEELGKQITADYNHEEGLVVIGVLKGASIFLGDLVRKIDRPLSIDFMAVSSYGLSTESSGVVRILKDLDLEIEDKHILIVEDIVDTGLTLKYLTENLKSRNTKSIKVCTLLDKPARRKCDLPIDYIGFDIPDEFIVGYGIDYAEKYRNLPYIATLKSEVYR; this is encoded by the coding sequence ATGGTTAATGATATAAAGGAAACTCTTTTTAGCCAAGAGGAGATAGCACAACGTGTAGAAGAATTAGGTAAGCAGATAACTGCAGACTATAATCATGAAGAGGGCTTAGTCGTCATTGGTGTTTTAAAAGGAGCGAGTATTTTTTTGGGAGACTTAGTTAGAAAGATTGATCGTCCACTATCAATTGATTTTATGGCAGTATCAAGCTATGGATTGTCAACGGAGAGTTCTGGTGTTGTGAGAATTCTAAAGGATTTAGATTTAGAGATCGAAGACAAGCACATATTGATTGTAGAGGATATTGTTGATACAGGATTGACGCTGAAATACTTAACAGAAAACTTAAAGTCTAGAAATACAAAAAGCATTAAGGTTTGCACATTATTGGATAAACCTGCCAGAAGAAAATGTGATTTGCCAATTGATTATATCGGATTTGACATTCCAGATGAGTTTATTGTTGGATATGGAATCGATTATGCTGAAAAATATAGAAACCTGCCCTATATTGCTACTTTGAAATCAGAAGTTTATCGTTAA